A portion of the Paracoccaceae bacterium Fryx2 genome contains these proteins:
- a CDS encoding DNA methyltransferase → MSLHPGTDRYNPAGNSDFTRKAEALALGITNWSTPKATDGAKGGPGQSYGSGGTPPLPAQAAQWQTPVADDQMDRLRGKINSRGEPKLSAQAIQWPTPAAQNWKGSSEASIIRADGKSRMDILHYRAEQGFTRPVLATAPDGQRPSPHAPISRPLWASMIASHGRVVSRRILKARARRRLNPLFVGWLMGWPIGHALCACSETEFIHWQRHMRGALSRLPTASGPWIWRPADGPEGPAQMTLFEGLQP, encoded by the coding sequence ATGAGTCTGCACCCCGGCACCGATCGCTACAACCCGGCCGGGAACAGCGACTTCACCCGCAAGGCAGAAGCACTGGCGCTGGGCATCACCAACTGGTCGACGCCGAAGGCCACGGATGGCGCGAAGGGTGGGCCGGGGCAGAGCTATGGCTCGGGCGGAACACCACCCCTGCCAGCGCAGGCGGCACAATGGCAAACGCCGGTGGCGGACGACCAGATGGACAGGCTGCGCGGCAAGATCAACAGCCGGGGCGAGCCGAAGCTGAGCGCACAAGCAATCCAGTGGCCGACACCAGCCGCACAGAACTGGAAGGGATCGAGCGAAGCCAGCATCATCCGCGCCGATGGCAAGAGCCGGATGGACATCCTGCATTACCGGGCGGAACAGGGCTTCACCCGCCCGGTCCTGGCGACCGCGCCGGATGGGCAGCGGCCCTCGCCACACGCCCCGATCTCGCGCCCGCTGTGGGCTTCGATGATTGCCTCGCATGGGCGGGTCGTATCGCGGCGGATCCTGAAAGCCCGGGCACGGCGGCGGCTGAACCCGCTCTTCGTCGGATGGCTGATGGGCTGGCCCATCGGGCACGCGCTCTGCGCCTGCTCGGAAACGGAGTTCATCCACTGGCAGCGGCACATGCGTGGCGCGCTCTCGCGGCTGCCCACGGCCTCGGGCCCCTGGATTTGGCGCCCGGCGGATGGGCCGGAAGGTCCAGCGCAGATGACGCTCTTTGAAGGATTGCAGCCATGA